A window of the Motacilla alba alba isolate MOTALB_02 chromosome 17, Motacilla_alba_V1.0_pri, whole genome shotgun sequence genome harbors these coding sequences:
- the GPR21 gene encoding probable G-protein coupled receptor 21, translating into MNSSLVGNQSGRPFCLLAISYLETINFCLLEVVIIVFLMVLIISGNIIVIFVFHCAPLLNHHTTSYFIQTMAYADLLVGVSCLVPSLSLLHYPIVLSESLVCQIFGYVVSVLKSVSMASLACISIDRYIAITKPLTYNTLVTPWRLRICILTIWLYSCLVFLPSFHWGKPGYHGDVFQWCANSWNTDPYFTLFIVVMLYAPAAFIVCFTYFNIFRICQQHTKEINERRVRFSSQDGEAGEAQPCPDKRYAMVLFRITSVFYILWLPYIIYFLLESSNVYSNRVASFLTTWLAISNSFCNCVIYSLSNSVFQKGLKRLSGAICASCARQRVAKDSSTSRSKRSSNGCHV; encoded by the coding sequence ATGAACTCCTCTTTGGTTGGCAACCAGAGTGGCCGGCCCTTCTGTCTCCTGGCCATTAGCTATTTGGAGACCATCAATTTTTGCCTCCTGGAAGTGGTTATTATTGTGTTCCTTATGGTGCTGATTATTTCGGGCAACATTATTGTGATATTTGTCTTTCACTGTGCACCTCTGCTGAACCACCACACCACCAGCTACTTCATCCAGACTATGGCGTATGCTGACCTCCTGGTGGGCGTGAGCTGTCTGGTGCCTTCTTTGTCTCTGCTGCACTATCCTATTGTTTTAAGCGAGTCCTTGGTTTGCCAAATCTTTGGTTATGTGGTGTCAGTGCTGAAGAGCGTCTCCATGGCCTCCCTGGCCTGCATCAGCATTGACAGATACATTGCCATCACGAAGCCCCTGACCTACAACACGCTGGTTACCCCGTGGAGGCTGCGGATCTGCATATTGACCATTTGGCTCTACTCCTGCCTGGTCTTCTTACCCTCCTTTCACTGGGGAAAGCCTGGATATCACGGGGACGTGTTCCAGTGGTGCGCCAACTCCTGGAACACCGATCCCTATTTCACCCTCTTCATTGTGGTGATGCTCTACGCCCCGGCCGCTTTCATCGTCTGCTTCACCTACTTCAACATCTTCCgcatctgccagcagcacaccAAGGAGATCAACGAGCGGCGCGTGCGCTTCAGCTCGCAGGACGGGGAGGCCGGGgaggcccagccctgcccagacaaGCGCTATGCCATGGTCCTCTTCCGCATCACCAGTGTCTTCTACATCCTGTGGCTGCCCTACATCATCTATTTCCTGCTGGAGAGCTCCAATGTCTACAGTAACCGCGTCGCCTCCTTCTTGACCACTTGGCTTGCCATTAGCAACAGTTTCTGCAACTGTGTCATTTACAGTCTCTCCAACAGTGTCTTTCAGAAGGGGCTGAAGCGTCTCTCGGGGGCCATCTGTGCCTCCTGTGCTAGACAGAGGGTAGCTAAGGACTCCTCTACCTCTAGGAGCAAAAGATCTTCCAATGGATGTCATGTCTAG